The Coffea arabica cultivar ET-39 chromosome 8e, Coffea Arabica ET-39 HiFi, whole genome shotgun sequence genome window below encodes:
- the LOC113704055 gene encoding ultraviolet-B receptor UVR8-like gives MDKPTTSNFLDSGSNNMAHKVIAIATGESHTLALTGDGNVYSWGRGTFGRLGSGSESDLLLPTRIRFFEENKLKIVGIAAGAYHNLALADDGSVWGWGHNVYGQIGSHEENSSLPCLLEGFLGLGSPNLVTDDLETVTKTPFKVSSVKAGGMMSLAIDDLGGLWIWGNCPHPQQSMSPQGEFSLVSCSAPIPLWSLHGQTVVKVACGNEHVVALVSAEETYNGNDLLCYSWGSNSHGQLGLGDKESRLYPEVIQTFNLESPWEVYEVACGAFHTAVLTNKKEPSDTLESFCWTFGLGDNGQLGHGTTKSVLSPEPVLELPQNTFLISVDCGLFHTSVVSSAGDVWSWGMEKGLGLCPDASFTGTDSGDAISPLLITSSSLYGPRNPEPVQVACGAAHTVLVGDKGYKLWSWGRGRSGVLGNGKSDDYFAPTLVLWPPLVEDFRKEVSGNGGGGMKNEAKNPEAIAETEKMLSAAMEEMKLLASKLSVMERYASILHGSVFGKAFEEQDIPMSLQRSGTFDIAKEWENMLESLNHGNLVRLEKFYRNMLAGVKDKLMKRRIQELIKECRNSTSNGN, from the exons ATGGATAAACCCACAACCTCCAACTTCCTAGACTCGGGCAGCAACAACATGGCTCACAAAGTCATTGCAATTGCCACTGGTGAATCTCACACTCTGGCTCTCACCG GGGATGGAAATGTGTATTCTTGGGGCAGAGGAACCTTCGGTCGTCTGGGCTCAGGTTCAGAATCTGACCTACTTTTGCCGACCAGAATCAGATTCTTTGAAGAAAACAAGCTTAAAATTGTTGGGATTGCCGCTGGGGCTTATCATAATCTTGCGCTTGCAG ATGATGGATCAGTCTGGGGCTGGGGACATAATGTAT ATGGCCAAATTGGTAGCCATGAAGAGAATTCTTCATTGCCTTGCTTGTTAGAAGGGTTTCTCGGATTGGGATCACCGAATTTGGTAACAGATGATTTGGAGACTGTGACGAAGACGCCCTTTAAG GTCTCTTCTGTCAAAGCTGGAGGAATGATGTCTCTAGCAATTGATGATCTTGGTGGTCTCTGGATATGGGGCAACTGCCCTCATCCTCAGCAAAGCATGTCACCCCAGGGGGAATTCTCTCTTGTTAGCTGTTCTGCCCCAATTCCCCTCTGGAGTCTTCATGGTCAGACTGTGGTTAAAGTGGCATGTGGGAATGAGCATGTTGTAGCGTTAGTGAGTGCTGAAGAAACTTATAATGGCAATGACCTTTTATGCTATTCCTGGGGTTCTAATAGCCATGGCCAGTTAGGCTTGGGAGATAAAGAGAGCAGGTTATACCCTGAAGTtattcaaacatttaatttggAATCTCCATGGGAAGTGTATGAGGTAGCATGCGGTGCTTTCCATACAGCAGTTCTGACTAACAAAAAGGAACCAAGTGACACATTAGAGAGCTTTTGCTGGACTTTTGGCCTTGGGGACAATGGGCAGCTTGGTCATGGAACAACAAAAAGTGTCCTATCCCCTGAACCTGTGTTGGAGTTGCCACAAAACACATTCCTTATATCTGTTGATTGTGGGTTATTTCACACCAGTGTTGTTTCATCAGCTGGAGACGTTTGGTCTTGGGGAATGGAAAAGGGGCTTGGTCTGTGCCCTGATGCTAGTTTCACGGGAACCGATTCCGGAGATGCTATTTCTCCCCTGTTGATTACATCCAGTAGCCTCTATGGGCCTAGAAATCCTGAACCTGTTCAAGTTGCTTGTGGTGCAGCCCACACTGTTCTTGTTGGAGATAAAGGCTATAAGCTCTGGTCTTGGGGAAGGGGACGAAGTGGAGTCCTTGGAAATGGTAAATCAGATGATTATTTTGCTCCTACCCTTGTATTGTGGCCACCGCTGGTAGAGGACTTCAGGAAAGAGGTATCAGGAAATGGTGGTGGTGGTATGAAAAATGAAGCAAAGAATCCTGAAGCAATTGCAGAGACGGAGAAGATGTTGTCTGCCGCAATGGAGGAGATGAAGCTCCTTGCTTCCAAACTTTCCGTAATGGAAAGGTATGCAAGCATACTTCATGGTTCAGTCTTTGGGAAGGCTTTTGAAGAGCAAGATATCCCAATGTCGCTGCAGAGATCAGGTACATTTGACATTGCTAAAGAGTGGGAGAACATGTTGGAGTCATTGAATCATGGCAACCTTGTCCGACTGGAGAAGTTTTACCGTAACATGCTTGCAGGCGTTAAAGACAAGCTGATGAAGAGGAGGATACAGGAATTAATTAAAGAATGCCGCAATTCAACAAGTAATGGAAACTAA
- the LOC113704910 gene encoding uncharacterized protein has product MAPAMIRHLLASVVLLMAVMANGQPTGSKHRTARCADRKFSACYSQPAQYCPAECPNYCAVDCFRCLPVCVPKPPPGPPPPPRRRRSPPPPRPPPPPRRRRSPPRPRSPPPPPPVNAPPPPPTLSPPPSTPSPPPEVSEKRVHCKNKNYTKCYRMEQRCPSSCPDQCEVDCVTCSPVCNCNKPGAVCQDPRFIGADGITFYFHGKKDQDFCIVSDSNLHINAHFIGKKSENRTRDFTWVQSLGILFDNHQIFVGAKRTATWDNAVDRLDLDFDGQQILLSEGEGSKWLPGTAPGVSITRSLDVNAAVIEVEGNFQIKATVVPITEKESRIHKYGVTDEDCFAHLDLSFKFYSLSGAVNGVLGQTYSSNYVSRAKMGVDMPVLGGQKEFASSSLFSTDCSVDQFSGTPPITTTNNVEYSNMNCASGFDGRGVVCKR; this is encoded by the exons ATGGCTCCAGCCATGATTCGCCATCTTCTTGCAAGCGTTGTTCTCCTTATGGCGGTCATGGCAAACGGGCAACCCACCGGCTCCAAACATCGGACGGCTAGATGTGCTGACAGGAAATTCAGTGCATGTTACAGTCAGCCGGCACAGTACTGCCCCGCTGAATGCCCAAATTACTGTGCAGTTGACTGTTTTAGATGCCTACCTGTTTGTGTTCCAAAGCCACCTCCAggtccaccaccaccaccaagaCGAAGACGGTCACCGCCTCCACCTcgtcctccaccaccaccaagaCGAAGACGGTCACCACCTCGACCTCGTtctccaccaccacctcctcctgtCAATGCTCCACCACCCCCACCAACTTTGAGCCCCCCTCCATCTACACCTAGTCCACCACCAGAAGTATCTGAAAAAAGAGTCCATTGcaagaacaaaaattacacCAAGTGCTACCGCATGGAACAACGTTGCCCAAGTTCTTGTCCAGACCAATGTGAGGTTGACTGCGTCACCTGCAGTCCTGTTTGCA ACTGCAACAAGCCAGGAGCTGTCTGCCAGGATCCACGATTTATTGGGGCTGATGGAATTACCTTCTACTTCCATGGCAAAAAGGATCAAGACTTCTGTATAGTTTCCGATTCTAATTTACACATCAATGCTCACTTCATTGGAAAGAAAAGCGAGAACAGGACAAGGGACTTTACTTGGGTTCAGTCCCTTGGTATTCTATTTGACAACCATCAAATATTTGTTGGTGCTAAGAGGACAGCAACATGGGACAATGCAGTTGATCGCCTAGACCTAGATTTTGATGGACAACAAATACTCCTATCCGAAGGTGAAGGTTCCAAATGGCTACCAGGTACAGCACCTGGCGTTTCCATCACAAGGTCTCTTGACGTCAATGCTGCAGTTATAGAAGTGGAAGGGAACTTCCAGATAAAAGCAACTGTGGTTCCAATCACAGAGAAGGAATCAAGGATACACAAGTATGGCGTAACTGATGAAGACTGCTTTGCCCATCTTGATTTGAGCTTTAAGTTCTACTCATTGAGCGGTGCAGTAAATGGAGTCTTGGGTCAGACATACAGCAGCAATTATGTCAGCAGGGCCAAGATGGGGGTGGACATGCCAGTTTTGGGAGGACAGAAGGAGTTTGCTTCTTCAAGCCTCTTCTCCACAGATTGTTCTGTTGATCAATTCAGTGGAACTCCTCCAATCACCACTACAAATAATGTGGAATACTCTAACATGAATTGTGCAAGTGGATTTGATGGCCGTGGTGTGGTATGCAAGAGATGA
- the LOC113704908 gene encoding berberine bridge enzyme-like 28, which translates to MHFKSNSDLVHNTLPYEAVEEFWKWCSDINSSGLVIHLHPYGGRMNEISESETPFPHRKGVLYELLHVVMWMEDKDGESLENYYNKWIRGLYEFMAPYVSKRPRGAIVNSRDLDLGSNNVIGNSYSIARVWGSKYFKNNFKSWHLLKV; encoded by the coding sequence ATGCATTTCAAGAGCAACTCAGACCTGGTTCACAACACTCTACCTTATGAAGCTGTAGAAGAGTTCTGGAAATGGTGTTCAGATATCAACTCCTCCGGGCTAGTCATACATTTACATCCTTATGGAGGAAGAATGAATGAGATATCAGAATCAGAAACCCCATTTCCACACAGGAAAGGCGTGCTATATGAGCTACTACATGTAGTGATGTGGATGGAGGATAAAGATGGTGAATCTTTAGAGAATTACTACAACAAATGGATAAGAGGGTTGTACGAGTTTATGGCTCCTTATGTGTCAAAACGGCCAAGAGGTGCTATTGTCAATTCCAGAGACCTTGATTTGGGTTCCAATAATGTCATTGGCAATAGCTATTCTATAGCTCGGGTATGGGGATCCAAATACTTCAAGAATAATTTTAAGAGCTGGCACTTATTGAAGGTATAG